One Belonocnema kinseyi isolate 2016_QV_RU_SX_M_011 chromosome 6, B_treatae_v1, whole genome shotgun sequence genomic region harbors:
- the LOC117175288 gene encoding COP9 signalosome complex subunit 6 — MSESKQQSSEMEVDENNGPSTDAPMELAPVAAEKAATSSANTNSACRVMASSGTVGSVSISLHPLVIMNVSEHWTRLRAQEGSDQLVYGAIIGKQKGRNIEIMNSFELLFTCIGDDVIIDRDYYNTKEEQFKQVFSEMDFLGWYTTGDMPNDRDIRVHKQICEINESPVVLKLDPRPKNADQLPVSLYESVIDLVNGEATMLFVPLTYTLATEEAERIGVDHVARMCSNDQAESSLGKIDIKINKLYLHD; from the exons ATGAGTGAATCCAAGCAACAATCGAGTGAAATGGAAGTGGATGAAAACAATGGTCCTTCGACGGATGCTCCGATGGAACTTGCACCAGTTGCTGCTGAGAAAGCTGCAACATCCTCGGCAAATACTAATTCTGCATGTCGAGTTATGGCATCTTCGGGGACAGTTGGATCCGTGTCTATTAGCCTCCATCCTCTAGTTATAATGAACGTTAGCGAACACTGGACTAGGTTAAGAGCACAGGAAGGTTCCGACCAACTCG TCTATGGAGCTATAATTGGAAAGCAGAAAGGACGCAACATTGAGATcatgaattcatttgaattgctCTTTACTTGTATAGGCGACGACGTTATAATTGATAGAGATTATTACAATACAAAAGAGGAACAGTTCAAACAAGTTTTCAGTGAAATGGACTTTCTTGGTTGGTACACAACGGGTGACATGCCAAATGATAGAGatattagagtgcacaaacaaatcTGCGAGATCAACGAAAGTCCAGTTGTATTAAAATTAGATCCCAGACCCAAAAATGCcgat CAACTTCCAGTTTCATTGTACGAGTCAGTGATTGACTTGGTCAACGGAGAAGCCACCATGTTATTTGTTCCATTAACTTACACTTTGGCGACAGAAGAAGCAGAAAGGATAGGTGTCGATCATGTTGCGAGAATGTGTAGTAACGACCAGGCCGAGAGTTCTTTAGGTAAAATAGACATAAAAATTAACAAGCTTTATCTCCATGATTGA
- the LOC117174863 gene encoding uncharacterized protein LOC117174863: MWTVFLAFMVFLNTVDLSSSRNVGSGNMNMQPKRGQQALSQPFSQPQTQPGQQSLSASFPLAKTPPGQQPLSPPFPLAQTRLGLQSPSAPFPLARTQSGQQSLSEPSALAQPLRDQQSFPVDTFKPTGLAYPETFQKHRREVPGYGLVSFRGLQPYLPYYKYKNFNFLRGLPFRNYGKLYSIYKGY, translated from the exons ATGTGGACCGTATTTCTAGCTTTTATGGTTTTCCTCAACACTGTTG ATTTAAGCTCCTCTCGAAACGTTGGAAGCGGCAACATGAATATGCAACCAAAACGTGGTCAACAAGCTCTCTCTCAACCATTCTCTCAACCTCAAACTCAACCTGGTCAACAATCTCTCTCTGCATCATTCCCTCTAGCTAAAACACCACCTGGTCAGCAACCTCTTTCTCCACCATTCCCTCTCGCTCAAACTCGACTTGGTCTACAATCTCCTTCTGCACCATTCCCTCTAGCTCGAACTCAATCTGGCCAACAATCTCTTTCTGAACCATCCGCTCTAGCTCAACCTCTACGTGATCAACAATCTTTCCCGGTTGATACGTTTAAACCCACAGGTCTTGCTTATCCGGAGACTTTTCAAAAACATCGTCGAGAGGTTCCAGGATATGGTTTAGTTAGTTTCCGAGGTCTACAACCTTATTTACCTtattataagtataaaaattttaactttctgcGAGGTCTACCATTtcgaaattatggaaaattatattCCATATACAAGGGTTACTAA